TCTGCCTCTCTGGTCCGACTCCGCGACACCCTTCTCCCGCGACTGATTGCCGGTGAACTCCGTGTCCGCGATGCGGAGCGGGAAGTCGAATCCGTCCTCTGAATCAACTGGAGCGCATATGAATCTGATCGTTCCCTACCTCCGGGTGGTCGCCGGGTTCTTTGCCGGGATCTGCACGTGGCTCGTCTTCACGACCCTCGCCGAGGGCGATTTCGGTGCAGCGCTCATTCAGCTGCTGTTCGCTGCGGGGCTGTGGTACCTGGCCGTCGGCAAGCTCCTTCGGGACCGGCATGCCCGGGTCAAGGCGGAGAAGGAAGCGATCGCGGCCCGCGCCGATGCGGGACACGCAGCCTTCCTCGCTGGTGACACAGCCGGGTACATGGCGCCACCACCGGAGGTTCCCGAGAAACGGCCGATGCGGAAGGGGTTGGTGGCAGCGAGTGTCGTCGCGGGCGTGTTCGTCCTGGTGGGCATCATCGGGGACGTGACCGGACGGGAGGAGTCAGAGACCGAGCCGAGCGCGACGTCCACCACTGCGCCCGCGACGGTGGCAGCTGCACCGGAGCCGAATCCGCAGGCCTCGGGACCGGCGCAGCAGGGGAGAGCACCGGCGACCAGCAGTGAGCCGTCGCTGACATCCGCGGTGGCACCGATCCCGGCGCTGATGCCCGACGTGATGTGCATGGATTTGCAGGAGGCGCAGAACCTGATCCAGGAAACCGGCGCGTTCTACTCCCGCAGCGAAGATGCGACCGGCCGCGGTCGATCTCAGATCATCGACTCCAACTGGGTGGTCGTCGGCCAGGATCCCCAGCCGGGAGCGCCCATCGGAGAAGGGGACGCGATGTTGTCGGTGGTCAAGGACGGGGAGAGGGGGGACTGCTCGTGAGCTGGTAGCCCTCAATGAAGGCTCGTCCGGGTGGAGGGCGGCGCCGCCCACCCGGACGAGATGCCGACTTGCGTCCGCACGACGCGGCTGCTCTCAGGTCACGCCTCAATGAAGGGCAGCGCACACCCAGCCTAATGGGCGCTGCCTCCCTGACATGCACCCGTGAGGTAGTGCTAGGTGACATGAGATCAGCTAACGGTTGCCACCGTGTCCGAATTCTGCAATTCTGGTACGTGCGTTCCAGGAGTTGTTGCCAGTAGGTCGCTGGCCGGGGCGGTGCCATGCCTCTCAGTGCCCTGCTGTTCCAGGTCGACCGTTCGTGCGGTGTGTTCGCGATGGTGAAGTCCGCACGAACGGTCGGCGGCGAGGTGAAACGCCTTCCTGAATGGGGGCGCGTGCTCGCGATTTCGATGCTCGATCTCCAGTTTTCGCGCTTCATGACACGAAGGATCTCCAATGCCCCAGCTCGACTACCAGACCCTGCTCGCCGCCTGCCGCCCCGGCGGATCGAGTGCCTTGACCTCGGTCACCGACCTGAAGCCCGCGGGTGGCGACCACGCTGCCGTGGCGCCCGCCCGGTTCGTCCTGGGCGACAACTCCGTGTACGCGTACGGCGTCCGCTACATCGACGGGGAGGCGCAGCAGACCGTTGACATCGACGGTAAGTCTTCGCAGGGTAATCGCTTCGAAAAGCCCCTCGCCGATGCGATTGCCGACGGCCACCCGCTGCTGTCCCGGGTGCCGCACGTGGCCGTCACCTACCGGGACGGCACCGAGGTCTACACCGACTTGCAGTTGCCACACCGTCTGTGGGACGGGCACATTCGCGCCGGAACGATCGACGGAGCTCCCGCCACCGACGATCCGCGCTATCGTGCAGCTCGCGATTCGTCCCCGGCCGACGCGAAGGCACTGCTCGAGACGAGCCCCACCAGCCTCGTCTTCGGGTCCTGGGACTCGACCCGCAAGTCGCATCAGGCGCGCTACCGGAGCGTGCTCGTCGGTGAGATCATCGGCGTCCTCGCCGACCAGGGCAAGGAGGCGCGCACTCCCAACCCACGCGGTGGCGCCCGCGTCGACCCGGTGGCAATGAGCGTGCGGCTCACCGGCAAGGAACTTCAGGGCATCGTGGACGCGCAGGCATCGGAGTTGAGCCCCAAGCTGATCGAGAGGGTCGGCAAGACCATCAAGAGCGCAGGCACCAAGGCACAATCGGCGTCCGCACTGGGGCTCGGAGCGATCCCACCGAGCCTGGACCCACTCGGCTCGGTGGCGTGCAAGCGGATCATCCGCACCCACGTCCTCAGCTTCAGTGCCCTGCGCCAGTTGCGTTTCGGAGCCGGCCCCGACGGCGACGCCGCCGCGCGTGCCCTGCTCGCCGCGTACGCCCTCGCCGGCCTGGCCCGCTCGGATTCCGAGCTGAGCCTGCGCGCCAACTGCGATCTGGTCGAGTCCGGCAATCCCACCGTGACGCTCGATGCCCGCTACGGCAAGACCGTCGAGTTCGATCCGATCACCATCGAGACCGCCGACGCACTACTCGAGAAAGCGCTTGCCGAGGCGGAGAAGAAGGCCGACGTCACCTGGGACGGACTGGTGTTGACCGTCACCGGCAACCCGGCGATCCGGGCGGGCGCCGTCGCGGATGCGGACGAATGATGTGGGCCATCGTCGCCCGGTTCCTGCTGGGCACCTACACCGGACACCGCGACGACGGGGCACCGGACCCGTTTCCCGACCCGGCCCGCCTGCACGCCGCGCTCGTCCACGCCGCCTGCCAGGGATCGACAGCTCTCGCCGATTCCGGCGGCAGCCTGCGCCCGTCACCCGAATCGCTCGCGGCGCTGCGCTGGTTCGAGAGCAACCCGCCCACCGGGATTCATCTTCCGGAGTCCGTGCCGATCAACGGCGAGCGGGTCATTGCCTACCGGCACGAGGGCGTCGTCCGGAAGGAAGGCGCGGCGTGGACGGACAAGAAGACGCAGCGTCGCGTCGCCGACGGCTACGCGTTCAACGGTGAGATCGCCTGGGTCTGGGAGCAGGAGCCGCCCGCCGACGTGCGTGACACCCTCGACGCTCTGTGCGCGGACGTCTCCTGCCTCGGTGAGGCCGCCAGCCCGGTGGTCCTCGAGGTCTCGTCCGCCGCGCCGGAACAGACGCTGCGATTGCGGCCGGAGGCATCGCGGTTCGCCGCCGGTGCCACCGCCGTTCGGGTCGCCGAGCCCGGCCGAGTCGACGCCCTTCTCACAGGTCATCAGAAGGCCAACGTCAAGCGCCCGACGACGGCACAGGACAGGCCCGCGAGTTCGGAGCTTCCGGCGCCCCATCCCGTGGTGACCACGGGTTTGGCGTCGGCTCAGTACTTTCCGGCCGATCCGGCTCCGGCCGCGGGGCCGTGGCAGGAGGTGATCCTGCTGCCGGTCGATCTCGACGTCGATTTCCGTGACCGCGTCCTCTGGTGCACCGCGCTGCACCGGGCGCTGGTCTCCCGGATCGGCTTCGGTGCGCCGTCCCTGGTCACCGGCGTGTACGAGCCGGGAGTACCGAGGCCCGCGAACCGGCTGGCGCTGCAGTACCTGCACCGCTCACTCCTCGGTCATCTGAACATCACCAGCGATGCGTTCGCGCTGATGATTCCGGCCGGGGCGGAGCAGGAGGACTACGCCGCGCTCACCGCCGCACTGGCGAACTTCCGCTACCTGCGATCGCCCGCCGGAATGGTGCAGTTCGACGGCACCGTGCACAGCGTCCTCGCCGACGAGTTCTGGCCGGCGCCCGCGCCGCGCACCGTCCGCATGTGGACGACGAACCCGGTGGCGGTAGCGGAGACCCGACCCCAGCGGGACGCGGTGCCGGCATGGACGCTGCAGGATGCGGCGTTGCTGTCGGTGGGTTTCGTGCTGCGCGACCGTTGGCAGCTCGAGCCCGGACGTGGATTGGCGTTCTACCGCAGCGTCGTCGAGCAGGCACGCGAGCGGGGAGTGCGCGTGCAGCAGGTTCGTGCGGTCGCCAAGCGGGACGCCGAGCGGTACGTCCACAAACTCCACCGAAACACGCCGGTCCTGACCTATTCGGCGACATTCGACGTCGGCGAGGCGATTCCCCCGCGGACGCTGTCGGCCGTGGGACAGTCGCGGCACCTCGGCGGCGGGCTCCTCGTGCCCGTCGACCATCCGGAGGACCTTGCGAACGCGCTGCGGGAGGTGCAGGGATGACCGGGCCCGAGGGGATCGTGAAGCCCGCCGATTTCGCGGAGTTCTTCGCCGCGGTCAGCGGGCACCAGCCGTTTGCGTGGCAGATTCGTCTGGTCGACACCGTCCTCTCCGACGGCCGGTGGCCGGACCGGATCGTCGCGCCCACCGGCGCGGGCAAATCCAGCGTCGTCGACGTGCACGTGTTCCTCAACGCGCTGTACGGCGCCGGGACCGGTCCGCGGGTGCCGCGGCGGTTGGCCGTGGTGGTCAACCGCCGCGCTCTCGTCGACAGTCACGCCGACCGGGCCGAGTACCTGGGGAAGCTGCTCTCGGAGACCGAGGACGACAGCGTCCTGGGCGCGGTGCGCAGCGCGCTGGGCTCGCTGCGCGTCGTGGCCCACGAGGGGACGCCGACCGCCGCCGAGATCCTGCCTTTGACGCAGTTGCGGGGCGGCCTGCCGACCGATCGCTCCTGGGTGGACGACCCGAGCGCGTGTGCTGTCCTCTGTGCAACCCCGGACATGTGGGGGAGCAGTCTGCTGTTCCGCGGCTACGGCTCGTCCCGCTATGCGCGCCCCCGCGACGCCGGGATGCTGGCGTACGACTCGGTGATGGTGCTCGACGAGGCCCATCTCAACCGGCAGTTGCTCGTGACGGCGCGCCGGATCGCGGACCTCGAGCGCGACGCGCCGCAGCGTATCGGGGTGCCGGTGTTGCAGGTGGTCGAAACCACCGCCACGCCCGGCGATCCCGGGTCCGGTGTTCGGGAGGTCGGTGTGCTCGCAGGCGACATTGCTCCCGGTGGGGACGGATCGGGTGAGGTGCTCCGGCGACGGCTCACCACGCCCAAGCCGATTCGCTACCTGCCGACGACGTACCCGAAGACGACCGGGCCGTACTGGGACGTGCTGGTCGAACAGGTTCTCGCGCAACACGAGAGGTTCGGCACGGCAAGCGGATCCGGTCGCTCCGTGGCGTGTGTGGTCAACACCGTCAAGGGAGCGGTCGAGATGAGCACGCGTCTGAAGAAGCGGGGGCTGCGGGTGGTCACTCTCGTCGGCCGCATGCGCCGCTACGACGTCGCGCGGTTGCGCGACGAGCACGGCGGGCTGTTCTCGCTGGACGGCGATTCCGACGTCGACGTGCTGGTGGCCACCCAGACGGTCGAGGTCGGCGTCGACGCGGACCTCGCGTCCCTGGTCACCGAACTGGCGCCGGGTGCGGCGCTCGCACAGCGCGCGGGGCGGGTGAACCGGATCGGGAGATCGGCCGACACCGAGGTAGTGGTGGTGTCGACCCATATCGACGCCATGAAGGATTGGCACGGTCCCTACCGGCGTGACGACCTGGAAGCCGCGAAGAAGTGGGTCGACCGCCTGGCCGCGACAGCCGACGGTATCGCCCCGTGGGCTGTGGCGTCCGACCCACCGCCGCCCGAGGCGCCCCGCCGCACCCTGTATCAGCGTCCGGAGTTGTGGGATGCGTGGTCCTGGGCGCGCACCACGGAGGAGGGGGCCGCGCGTGCGGACCTTACGCTGTGGCTCCGTGATTCCCTCGAGCGCGACCGATCGAGTTCCGGGATCGTGGTGCGTTCGCTACCCAGGGATGACGGGGGCGCGCTCGCGCTGCTGCGGGCCGCGCCGCCTGTCGCCGACGAGGTGTTTCCGTGCCAGCGGTGGGAGGCCGAGCATCGGCTCGCGGTGGTGTGGGATGCGGACAAGGGCTATGACGACGATCTCCGTCGTCGTGCGTTCGTCTACCGCGATGGCGAGGTGGACGTCCTGGACAACGACGCAGCCGTCGAGGATGGCGACATCGTCATTCTCGACGACATCCATCCCGTGGCCTATGAGGGTGTCGCGGTGGACGAGCCGGTCGCGAAAGCCAAGGACGTCTACAGCGAGTGCACCGGCGCCGAGGTCATCGTGTGGCGCGGCGACGAGGACCCGAGGAAGTGGGACAAGGATCAGCGGGACCTCGTCGACGCCGCGGAAGCGGACGACCCCCGCGACGTTCTGGTACTCCGTGTTCCCGAGCCCCGGCGGGAGGAGGTGCGGCGCACTGCGCTGGTGGGCCCGCTGGCGCCGGACACCGTTGTCGTGCAGGCATTGTCCTGGGTGGTGATTCCTCGTGGTGCCGCCGCGATCGCAGCCGACGAGGAAGCCCGACAGGAATGGACGGCGTCGCGCGCGCCGGTGCTGTTGGACGACCACAATGCGGCGGTCGCGGATCGAGGTCGCGCACTGGCCACGGTTCTGGGGGTTGCTGAGGACGTCGCCGAGGCACTCGCCTCGGCCGGGTTGCACCACGACGCCGGCAAGGTCGACGTGCGATTCCAGAAGCTGCTCGGGGCGAAGGCGGAGGTGCTGGCCAAGAGTGAGCGGCGGACGGCCCAGTGGCTGGCCTCCGGGAAGGGTGCCAGCGGGCTGCCGGTGGGCTGGCGGCACGAGCAGCTGTCGGTGGTCCTCGCTGCCCCGGCAGTGGGCGATTCGCCGCTCGCGGATCTGGTGCTGCGGCTGGTCGGCACCAGCCACGGTCGTGGCCGGAGCGGCTTCCCGCACACGGCCGAGGAACTGATCGGTGCCGGCGGCCTCCCGGCCCACGCCGTGGAGTTGTTCGACGTCGGCACCTGGGACCGCATTCTCGATGACACTCACCGCCGATGGGGGGTCTGGGGTTCGGCATATCTCGAGGCCCTGCTGCGGGCCGCCGACGGCCAGGTATCGAAGGAGGGGCGATGACGACATTGACCGTGGCCGGTGAGGTCACCAGTGCGCTGACGCATTTCGCGCAGTTCGGGCTCGCGGCGATCGTCGAAGCGGAGTCGGACTGCCGGGTGGCGGTGGGATGGACGGATACAGCCCGTCCGCAGGCGTTCGTGGACTGCCCCGGACTCGATGAGGCGGCGATTGCCCGGATCATCTCCGCGCACGCGGGTCGGCTTGCCGACCCGGATTCGTGGCTGAATGCCACCGTCGATCACGGGGGCCGGGCGGGGACGGCGGCATTCAGCCCCCGGATCAAGCTCGCCGCCTCGCCGCCGGAGTGGCGCGAGCTTCAGCGCACCCGCCAGGAGCATCTCGATGCGTTGTTCGACACCGGCCGCGACGGGGATCTGCGCCTGATCGGCGCACTCGGTGAGCCCGCGTATTGGCGCGAGGCGAACAATGGGGACCTCCGCCCGGATCACGGGGCGAGCCGCTGGGAGATGAAGACCCGCAACAAGGGTGAGGAGTTCGTCGGCAATCGGCTGTTGCCGTTGGCGAAGGTGGTTGCCGCGCGCAGTGTCGATGACGTGCTCGCGGGCATCATCGGGAGCAGTCGGCGCGATGAACTCGGTAAGGACAAGCAGGATTCACGCACCTCCACCGGATTCACGACACCCGGACCGACGGAAAGCGTCCTCGCCTGGTGCGCGCTGTGGGGTATCAGTGCCTTCCCGCTCACCCACCGCGTCACCGACCTGTCGGTGACACCGGGGGCATTTCCCCCCGGCGCGCTGCACACCAGGTACATGTATCTGCCGGTGGCGGTGGGAGGCGTCACCCTCGCACGGCTGCGCTCACTGGTGGTGTCCGAGCAGTTGGCGGTGGTAGGCACCGCCGGCCTGGACGAGGACGCCGAGAACGAGGGCATCACGGCCCTCACCGTAGCGGCAGCGAGCAAGTGGCTCTTCGCTCGCCGCGTCGTGGCCGTGGCCCGGTTCGCCGTGGACAAGAAGGGAAGCGCGAGTGCCCCGGAGCGGCAGGTCCTCAGCGGAGCACTGTTGCCGACGGGAGAGACAGTGACATGAGTAGCGGATTCTCGGCGGACCCGTTGCCGTTGAGCCTGGTGGCGCACACGGTGTTCTGTGAGCGCAGGGCCTGGCTCGAGGCGGTGGGCGAACGCACCGACACCGCGCAGATGGCGGTCGGTGTCGCGTCGCACCGCAGGGCGGATGATCCAGGGAGCAGCCGAGATCGGTCCGTTCGTTCTCTCGACATCGGGCACAAGCGGATGAACCTCGTGGGGCGGTGTGATGTCGTCGATGTGCGTGGCGACGGGAGCCTCGGGATCGTCGAGTACAAGGCCACGCCTGTACGTCGGCGCCCCGAGATCACCGAGGCGATGCGCATCCAATTGGCTCTGCAGCGGTTGTGTCTCGAGGATATGGGGCACGATGTAGCCGAGCAGCAGGTCTATTTCACCGGACACAATGTACATGCCGAGGTCGAACTCGACGATGAAGCATTCGATACGGCAAGGTCTTTCGCAAGGAGGGCACGCGAGATCGTGTCGGCGTCCATCGCTCCGCTTCCTCTGGTCGACGACGCGCGGTGCAGCAGTTGCTCGCACATCAGCGTGTGCCTGCCGGACGAGCGAGCCGAAGGGGAGGTTCAGCGGCGGATCCACGTCGCCGACCCCGACGCACAGACCGTCCATCTCACGACTCAGGGGAGTCGGGCATCGGTGTCCAAAGGGCGGATGGTGGTCAAGGCGCGAGGTGAGGAGATCGCTTCTCTTCCGCTCGAGCGAGTGCAGGGCCTGGTAGTACATGGCAACTGCGATCTCTCGGGTGCGTTGATTCGGCAGATGCTGTGGCGGGATCTCACCATCGTCTGGTGCTCGAGTGTGGGAAGGGTGGTCGGGTGGAGCCGACCGGCAGCATCGGCCAACGGGTTGCCCCGGGTGCGTCAGCATGTGGCGTCGGCTGAGGGACGGCTCGACATTGCGCGGGAGTTCGTTGCATCGAAGGTGGCTAATCAGGCGACACTTCTGCGGCGGAACGCCGATGGGGGACGGGAGACGATCGCGCGGCTGCGGCGGTCTCAGCGTGAAGCGGGTGTTGTCGATTCGCTCGGCCAGCTGTTCGGTGTGGAGGGAGATGCGGCCGCTGCATACTTCCGGGAGTTCCCGCTTCTGCTGTCGCCGTCGCGATCCGGAGAGTTCCGCAGACGGTGGCCGGGGCGAGCCGGTAGGCATGCCCACGATCCCTTGAATGTCGCGCTCAACTACGCGTATGGATTGCTGCTCGGTGAGGTGGTACGCGCGGTGGTGGCGTGTGGTCTCGACCCGCACGCGGGGTTTCTGCACAGCAGTGCGCGCAACAAGCCTGCACTCGCGCTCGATCTGATGGAGGAGTTTCGTGCGCCACTGGCCGATTCGGCGGTGGTGACGGCGATCAACAACGGCGAACTCGTCATCGACGACTTCACCGATGTCCTTGGATCGAGCAGGCTGACCGAACGCGGACGAAAGGTGCTCGTCGCCGGGTTCGAGCGGAGAATCCAGACGAAGTTCACCCACCCGGTGTTCGGCTATCGAGTGTCCTGGCGTCGAGCGATCGAGGTGCAGGCACGAATGGTGTTGGGGTGTGTGGACGGGACCCAGGGCCGGTACGTCGGGATCAAGACGCGATGAGGCGGGACGACACGCGGCGCACGCTGATCGCGTACGACATCCCGGACGACAAGCGCCGGGTGCGACTTGCCAAGCTCCTGTCCAGGTACGGCGATCGCGTGCAGTACAGCGTGTTCGTCGTGGACATCTCGCCGGCTCGGTTGGTTCGTCTCGAACGGGAGATGGATTCGGTCATCGTGCGTTCGGAGGACTCGGTGCTCGTGTGTGATCTCGGCTTGACCGCAACCGTCGAGGACGGCCGATTCAGCTACCTCGGAAGGTCGCGACCGATCACCGACAATTCGTCGATCATCATCTGATTCCGAGGTGTTTCGCGAGCGCTCCGTCGGTGCACGATTTCCTGGGGAGCGCTCGCGTGATGTTTCCGCAGGTAGAGGCCATGT
This genomic interval from Rhodococcus triatomae contains the following:
- a CDS encoding PASTA domain-containing protein: MNLIVPYLRVVAGFFAGICTWLVFTTLAEGDFGAALIQLLFAAGLWYLAVGKLLRDRHARVKAEKEAIAARADAGHAAFLAGDTAGYMAPPPEVPEKRPMRKGLVAASVVAGVFVLVGIIGDVTGREESETEPSATSTTAPATVAAAPEPNPQASGPAQQGRAPATSSEPSLTSAVAPIPALMPDVMCMDLQEAQNLIQETGAFYSRSEDATGRGRSQIIDSNWVVVGQDPQPGAPIGEGDAMLSVVKDGERGDCS
- the cas7g gene encoding type I-G CRISPR-associated RAMP protein Csb1/Cas7g, with product MPQLDYQTLLAACRPGGSSALTSVTDLKPAGGDHAAVAPARFVLGDNSVYAYGVRYIDGEAQQTVDIDGKSSQGNRFEKPLADAIADGHPLLSRVPHVAVTYRDGTEVYTDLQLPHRLWDGHIRAGTIDGAPATDDPRYRAARDSSPADAKALLETSPTSLVFGSWDSTRKSHQARYRSVLVGEIIGVLADQGKEARTPNPRGGARVDPVAMSVRLTGKELQGIVDAQASELSPKLIERVGKTIKSAGTKAQSASALGLGAIPPSLDPLGSVACKRIIRTHVLSFSALRQLRFGAGPDGDAAARALLAAYALAGLARSDSELSLRANCDLVESGNPTVTLDARYGKTVEFDPITIETADALLEKALAEAEKKADVTWDGLVLTVTGNPAIRAGAVADADE
- the csb2 gene encoding type I-G CRISPR-associated protein Csb2; this translates as MMWAIVARFLLGTYTGHRDDGAPDPFPDPARLHAALVHAACQGSTALADSGGSLRPSPESLAALRWFESNPPTGIHLPESVPINGERVIAYRHEGVVRKEGAAWTDKKTQRRVADGYAFNGEIAWVWEQEPPADVRDTLDALCADVSCLGEAASPVVLEVSSAAPEQTLRLRPEASRFAAGATAVRVAEPGRVDALLTGHQKANVKRPTTAQDRPASSELPAPHPVVTTGLASAQYFPADPAPAAGPWQEVILLPVDLDVDFRDRVLWCTALHRALVSRIGFGAPSLVTGVYEPGVPRPANRLALQYLHRSLLGHLNITSDAFALMIPAGAEQEDYAALTAALANFRYLRSPAGMVQFDGTVHSVLADEFWPAPAPRTVRMWTTNPVAVAETRPQRDAVPAWTLQDAALLSVGFVLRDRWQLEPGRGLAFYRSVVEQARERGVRVQQVRAVAKRDAERYVHKLHRNTPVLTYSATFDVGEAIPPRTLSAVGQSRHLGGGLLVPVDHPEDLANALREVQG
- the cas3g gene encoding type I-G CRISPR-associated helicase/endonuclease Cas3g; the protein is MTGPEGIVKPADFAEFFAAVSGHQPFAWQIRLVDTVLSDGRWPDRIVAPTGAGKSSVVDVHVFLNALYGAGTGPRVPRRLAVVVNRRALVDSHADRAEYLGKLLSETEDDSVLGAVRSALGSLRVVAHEGTPTAAEILPLTQLRGGLPTDRSWVDDPSACAVLCATPDMWGSSLLFRGYGSSRYARPRDAGMLAYDSVMVLDEAHLNRQLLVTARRIADLERDAPQRIGVPVLQVVETTATPGDPGSGVREVGVLAGDIAPGGDGSGEVLRRRLTTPKPIRYLPTTYPKTTGPYWDVLVEQVLAQHERFGTASGSGRSVACVVNTVKGAVEMSTRLKKRGLRVVTLVGRMRRYDVARLRDEHGGLFSLDGDSDVDVLVATQTVEVGVDADLASLVTELAPGAALAQRAGRVNRIGRSADTEVVVVSTHIDAMKDWHGPYRRDDLEAAKKWVDRLAATADGIAPWAVASDPPPPEAPRRTLYQRPELWDAWSWARTTEEGAARADLTLWLRDSLERDRSSSGIVVRSLPRDDGGALALLRAAPPVADEVFPCQRWEAEHRLAVVWDADKGYDDDLRRRAFVYRDGEVDVLDNDAAVEDGDIVILDDIHPVAYEGVAVDEPVAKAKDVYSECTGAEVIVWRGDEDPRKWDKDQRDLVDAAEADDPRDVLVLRVPEPRREEVRRTALVGPLAPDTVVVQALSWVVIPRGAAAIAADEEARQEWTASRAPVLLDDHNAAVADRGRALATVLGVAEDVAEALASAGLHHDAGKVDVRFQKLLGAKAEVLAKSERRTAQWLASGKGASGLPVGWRHEQLSVVLAAPAVGDSPLADLVLRLVGTSHGRGRSGFPHTAEELIGAGGLPAHAVELFDVGTWDRILDDTHRRWGVWGSAYLEALLRAADGQVSKEGR
- a CDS encoding CRISPR-associated endonuclease Cas4/Cas1, with amino-acid sequence MSSGFSADPLPLSLVAHTVFCERRAWLEAVGERTDTAQMAVGVASHRRADDPGSSRDRSVRSLDIGHKRMNLVGRCDVVDVRGDGSLGIVEYKATPVRRRPEITEAMRIQLALQRLCLEDMGHDVAEQQVYFTGHNVHAEVELDDEAFDTARSFARRAREIVSASIAPLPLVDDARCSSCSHISVCLPDERAEGEVQRRIHVADPDAQTVHLTTQGSRASVSKGRMVVKARGEEIASLPLERVQGLVVHGNCDLSGALIRQMLWRDLTIVWCSSVGRVVGWSRPAASANGLPRVRQHVASAEGRLDIAREFVASKVANQATLLRRNADGGRETIARLRRSQREAGVVDSLGQLFGVEGDAAAAYFREFPLLLSPSRSGEFRRRWPGRAGRHAHDPLNVALNYAYGLLLGEVVRAVVACGLDPHAGFLHSSARNKPALALDLMEEFRAPLADSAVVTAINNGELVIDDFTDVLGSSRLTERGRKVLVAGFERRIQTKFTHPVFGYRVSWRRAIEVQARMVLGCVDGTQGRYVGIKTR
- the cas2 gene encoding CRISPR-associated endonuclease Cas2, translated to MRRDDTRRTLIAYDIPDDKRRVRLAKLLSRYGDRVQYSVFVVDISPARLVRLEREMDSVIVRSEDSVLVCDLGLTATVEDGRFSYLGRSRPITDNSSIII